One region of Rhodocaloribacter litoris genomic DNA includes:
- a CDS encoding ABC transporter substrate-binding protein: MPVPSTSPTGHPPDQDLPAYNEPPRPKLPFSAGCSRIPFVLLVVFLAGCGRAPAPEPDLARASWEEIERLARGQTVDLLMWTGDPYINAYMRTYVIPTLRERHGITLNIVPGQGNQIVSMLMTEREAGKTESAFDMMWINGETFYQLRQIDALYGPFTERLPNARYIDFDDPFIGIDFQQPVDGYEMPWGNVQWILIYDSARVSDPPRTPEALAAWVKAHPGRFTFDTSFTGMTFLKTLLIHFAGGPGRLSGPFDPETYARHAPRLWRFLNEIKPYLWKRGETFPASVTQLHQLFAAGEIDFTMSNNDGEVDNKVLQGLFPETARAYVLDGGTIRNTHYLGIVKTAPHKAGALVVCNFLISPEAQLKKLDPQVWGDGTVLDLDRLPPAWQERFRNVSGRRFAPDRAAIRDRALQEPDATYMIRLYDDFRREVIGR; the protein is encoded by the coding sequence ATGCCTGTTCCCTCGACCAGCCCGACCGGCCATCCGCCGGACCAAGACCTCCCTGCCTACAACGAGCCACCGCGCCCGAAGTTGCCCTTTTCCGCCGGCTGCTCCCGGATCCCGTTCGTCCTGCTGGTCGTCTTCCTGGCCGGGTGCGGGCGTGCCCCCGCCCCCGAGCCCGACCTGGCCCGTGCGTCGTGGGAGGAGATCGAGCGCCTGGCCCGCGGGCAAACGGTCGACCTGCTCATGTGGACGGGCGACCCGTACATCAACGCCTACATGCGCACCTACGTGATCCCCACGCTCCGGGAGCGCCATGGCATCACGCTCAACATCGTCCCGGGGCAGGGCAACCAGATCGTCTCGATGCTCATGACGGAGCGCGAGGCGGGCAAAACCGAGAGTGCGTTCGACATGATGTGGATCAACGGCGAGACGTTCTACCAGCTCCGCCAGATCGACGCGCTCTACGGCCCCTTCACCGAGCGGCTCCCGAACGCCCGCTACATCGACTTCGACGATCCATTCATCGGCATCGACTTCCAGCAACCGGTCGACGGCTACGAGATGCCGTGGGGCAACGTGCAGTGGATCCTCATCTACGACAGCGCCCGCGTGAGCGACCCGCCCCGCACGCCGGAGGCGCTGGCCGCCTGGGTGAAGGCCCACCCCGGCCGCTTCACCTTCGATACCTCCTTCACCGGCATGACCTTCCTGAAAACCCTCCTCATCCACTTCGCCGGCGGCCCCGGCCGCCTCTCCGGCCCCTTCGACCCCGAAACGTACGCCCGCCACGCACCCCGCCTCTGGCGCTTTCTCAACGAGATCAAACCTTATCTCTGGAAACGCGGTGAAACGTTCCCCGCCAGCGTCACCCAGCTCCACCAGCTCTTCGCCGCCGGGGAGATCGACTTCACGATGAGTAACAACGACGGCGAAGTGGATAACAAAGTGCTCCAGGGGCTTTTCCCGGAGACGGCACGTGCCTACGTGCTCGACGGCGGCACCATCCGGAACACGCACTACCTGGGCATCGTGAAGACGGCTCCGCACAAGGCCGGCGCCCTCGTGGTGTGCAACTTCCTGATCTCGCCCGAGGCCCAGCTCAAAAAGCTCGACCCGCAGGTCTGGGGCGACGGCACGGTCCTCGACCTCGACCGGCTGCCTCCCGCCTGGCAGGAGCGCTTCCGCAACGTCTCCGGACGCCGCTTCGCCCCCGACCGGGCCGCGATCCGGGACCGGG